In Shinella sp. XGS7, a single genomic region encodes these proteins:
- a CDS encoding acyl carrier protein, translating to MNDLEKTIFDIIAKEAQIPREKISLDATMQDLDVHSLDAIQVVFEIEDRFGISVPEQDANFNSSTVGDLLRSVQALVNAKAANAAA from the coding sequence ATGAACGACCTCGAGAAGACCATCTTCGACATCATTGCCAAGGAAGCGCAGATCCCGCGCGAGAAGATCTCGCTCGACGCCACCATGCAGGACCTGGACGTTCACTCGCTCGACGCCATCCAGGTGGTGTTCGAGATCGAGGACCGCTTCGGCATTTCCGTCCCCGAGCAGGACGCCAATTTCAACAGCAGTACCGTCGGCGACCTGTTGCGCTCCGTGCAGGCGCTGGTGAACGCCAAGGCCGCGAATGCAGCGGCCTGA
- a CDS encoding EamA family transporter, with protein sequence MLTAGLWLLNLLLDTCGQLAFKAAASDPRIEQAPRRWTAMAARPWVWIGLLCYCAEFFTWMAFLSLVPLSHGVLLAAAGVVTVMLAGRWLFNEQLLPLRSAGIALIALGVVLVGLGAAP encoded by the coding sequence ATGCTCACGGCCGGCCTCTGGCTCCTGAATCTTCTGCTCGACACCTGCGGTCAACTGGCCTTCAAGGCCGCCGCCTCCGATCCCCGAATCGAGCAGGCGCCACGCCGCTGGACCGCCATGGCGGCACGCCCCTGGGTCTGGATAGGCCTGCTCTGCTACTGCGCGGAGTTCTTCACCTGGATGGCTTTTCTGAGCCTGGTCCCTCTGTCGCACGGCGTGCTGCTGGCTGCGGCCGGCGTGGTGACCGTGATGCTGGCCGGACGCTGGCTCTTCAATGAACAACTCCTGCCGCTGCGCAGTGCCGGCATCGCGCTGATTGCCCTGGGCGTGGTCCTGGTTGGCCTCGGAGCTGCACCATGA
- a CDS encoding multidrug efflux SMR transporter: MKLRGYALGFGCLMLLDTLAHVFFKFAADASAPASVDLDWVLRVALLPWTWGAVACYIATFFLWMTLLRSAPVGPAFAASHLETVGVVVAGMLVFGERISPLQWAGAALILGGILCLALSEKRLENARQAER; encoded by the coding sequence ATGAAACTTCGCGGCTACGCCCTGGGCTTTGGCTGCCTGATGCTGCTGGACACGCTGGCCCATGTGTTCTTCAAGTTCGCCGCCGATGCCAGTGCGCCGGCCTCGGTCGATCTGGACTGGGTGCTCCGTGTGGCGCTGCTGCCCTGGACCTGGGGCGCGGTGGCCTGCTACATCGCCACCTTCTTTCTCTGGATGACCTTGCTGCGCAGCGCGCCGGTCGGCCCGGCCTTTGCCGCTTCACACCTGGAAACCGTGGGCGTCGTCGTGGCCGGCATGCTGGTGTTCGGCGAACGCATCAGCCCTTTGCAATGGGCGGGTGCCGCGCTCATCTTGGGCGGCATCCTGTGCCTGGCGCTCAGCGAGAAACGACTGGAAAACGCCCGACAGGCCGAGCGCTGA
- a CDS encoding efflux transporter outer membrane subunit, with the protein MNKSYKTFSSLSALAAALLLAGCANLAPEYQRPAAPVAGDWPSAAKPAEAAQAPKAAELPWQQFYAGDARVRALIELALQNNRDLRVALLNVDKARAQYRISDAARWPTVSAGLSGQRSPASNGSGTINGVYQAGLQVTAYELDLFGKLKNNSESALASYLATAEGQRAARLSLVAGVAAAQLNLQAAEELLTLSRQTLATREDSLKLSRTKFDVGAASQLDLSSAESAAGAARASLAAAQRARDEAENALVLLVGQPLPVSLPAAQPLQALQLPRVPAGLPSEVLVSRPDVLQAEQQLRAANANIGAARAAVFPSITLTASAGTASTQLSDLFRNSAWSFASQILMPIFDAGRNQANIEVAKANQGIALAQYEKTVQTAFREVADALAGLATLDEQLGGQELQARAEAQRLALVELRFGNGVSNSLELLDAQRASYAAQQALLQVRLAKALNRVQLYKVLGGGAADEAKPAS; encoded by the coding sequence ATGAACAAGAGCTACAAGACCTTCTCCTCCCTGAGCGCCCTGGCCGCGGCCCTGCTGCTGGCCGGCTGCGCCAACCTCGCGCCCGAGTACCAGCGTCCCGCCGCCCCGGTGGCGGGCGACTGGCCCAGCGCCGCCAAGCCGGCCGAGGCCGCCCAGGCGCCCAAGGCCGCCGAGCTGCCCTGGCAGCAGTTCTATGCCGGCGACGCCCGCGTGCGCGCCCTGATCGAGCTGGCCCTGCAGAACAACCGCGATCTGCGCGTGGCCCTGCTGAATGTGGACAAGGCGCGCGCCCAGTACCGCATCAGCGATGCCGCGCGCTGGCCCACGGTCAGCGCCGGCCTGTCCGGTCAGCGCTCGCCCGCCAGCAACGGCAGCGGCACGATCAACGGCGTCTACCAGGCCGGTCTGCAGGTCACGGCCTATGAGCTGGATCTCTTCGGCAAGCTGAAGAACAACAGCGAGTCGGCGCTGGCCAGCTACCTGGCCACGGCCGAGGGCCAGCGCGCCGCCCGCCTGAGCCTGGTGGCCGGCGTGGCCGCGGCCCAGCTGAATCTGCAGGCCGCCGAAGAACTGCTGACGCTCAGCCGCCAGACCCTGGCCACGCGCGAGGACAGCCTCAAGCTCAGCCGCACCAAGTTCGATGTGGGCGCGGCCTCGCAGCTGGATCTCTCCAGCGCCGAGTCCGCGGCCGGCGCGGCCCGGGCCAGCCTGGCTGCCGCCCAGCGTGCGCGCGACGAGGCCGAGAACGCCCTGGTGCTGCTGGTGGGTCAGCCCCTGCCAGTCAGCCTGCCGGCAGCCCAGCCGCTGCAGGCCCTGCAGCTGCCGCGCGTGCCGGCGGGCCTGCCCTCCGAGGTGCTGGTCAGCCGTCCCGATGTGCTGCAGGCCGAGCAGCAGCTGCGTGCCGCCAATGCCAATATCGGCGCGGCGCGTGCGGCGGTCTTCCCCAGCATCACGCTCACCGCCAGTGCCGGCACGGCCAGCACCCAGCTCTCGGACCTGTTCCGCAACAGCGCCTGGAGCTTTGCCTCGCAGATCCTGATGCCCATCTTCGATGCCGGCCGCAACCAGGCCAATATCGAGGTGGCCAAGGCCAATCAGGGCATCGCCCTGGCGCAGTACGAGAAGACGGTGCAGACCGCCTTCCGCGAGGTGGCCGATGCCCTGGCCGGCCTGGCCACGCTGGACGAGCAGCTTGGCGGCCAGGAGCTGCAGGCCCGCGCCGAGGCCCAGCGCCTGGCCCTGGTGGAGCTGCGCTTCGGCAACGGTGTGTCCAACTCCCTGGAGCTGCTGGATGCCCAGCGCGCCAGCTATGCGGCCCAGCAGGCCCTGCTGCAGGTGCGCCTGGCCAAGGCCCTGAACCGCGTGCAGCTCTACAAGGTGCTGGGCGGCGGTGCGGCCGACGAGGCCAAGCCGGCCTCCTGA
- a CDS encoding efflux RND transporter permease subunit: MARFFIDRPIFAWVIALFILVFGGVAITQLPVAQYPTVAPPSLSINVAYPGASAKTLDEAVISVIEQELNGAPGLAYMESVSQANGTGAITVTFESGTNIDLAQVEVQNRLSRASPRLPAAVTQQGVRVDKARNNFLLFVILSSKDGSQDPIALGDYAARNIVPEIQRIPGVGQAQLFGTERAMRIWLDPAKMLSFGISPAEVNAAIAAQNALVPAGVMGDRPNLSSQTMSATVVVKGQLENVEQFGKIVLRANADGSTVRLKDVARLELGGQNYGTYARLNGQPSTGIGVQLSPSGNALGTATAVKQRMEELKQYFPASVEYSVPYDSSKFVKISITQVVHTLLEAVGLVFLVMFLFLQNIRYTIIPTLVVPVALLGTCAVMLAMGFSINVLTMFAMVLAIGILVDDAIIVVENVERIMSEEGLPPKEATRKAMKQITGAVIGITLVLASVFIPMGFFPGAVGVIYQQFSLTMVVSILFSAFLALSLTPALAGSFLKQVPKGHHHTKRGFFGWFNRGFDRSSKGYEGWVAKLLKRSPSMMVAFLAVVALVGWLYVRMPTSFLPNEDQGYLIVNVQLPPGATTNRTEAAVKTVEDFLRKQPEVADTVGVIGFSFSGQGQNAALVFVPLKPWDERHGAEHSAQALAQRTMGAMMFGVRDAFIFPLSPPPIPELGNATGFALRLQDRAGLGHEALLAARNQLMGMASKSKLITGMRPDGLEDAPQLQIDIDRDKAQALGVNFDVLARVLGTQLGSAYVNDFPSSGRMQRVVVQADAVARMTPEDLLALNVTNTAGKSVPLSAFASTRWITGQMQATRYNGYPSMRLSGDTKPGFSSGDAIAEMERLAAQLPPGFGYEWTGQSLQEIQSGSQAPILVGLSILLVFLCLAALYESWSIPFAVILVVPLGVIGAVIAVTMRDMSNDVYFKVGLIAIIGLSAKNAILIIEFAKELMEDGRSLIDATIEACHLRFRPILMTSLAFTLGVLPLAIATGASSGSQRAIGTGVMGGMITATVLAIFFVPIFFLVVRRIFKGSERQRKMYAHELEANPVRDAEGV; the protein is encoded by the coding sequence ATGGCTCGTTTCTTCATTGATCGCCCCATCTTCGCGTGGGTGATCGCGCTCTTCATCCTGGTGTTCGGCGGGGTGGCCATCACCCAGCTGCCGGTGGCGCAATACCCCACGGTGGCGCCGCCCTCGCTGTCCATCAACGTCGCCTACCCCGGCGCCTCGGCCAAGACCCTGGACGAGGCCGTGATCTCCGTCATCGAGCAGGAGCTCAATGGCGCGCCCGGCCTGGCCTATATGGAATCGGTCAGCCAGGCCAATGGCACCGGCGCCATCACCGTGACTTTCGAGTCCGGCACCAATATCGACCTGGCCCAGGTCGAGGTGCAGAACCGCCTCTCGCGCGCCAGCCCGCGCCTGCCGGCGGCTGTGACGCAGCAGGGCGTGCGCGTGGACAAGGCGCGCAACAACTTCCTGCTCTTCGTGATCCTGTCGTCCAAGGACGGCTCACAGGACCCGATTGCGCTGGGTGACTATGCCGCCCGCAATATCGTGCCCGAGATCCAGCGCATCCCCGGTGTGGGTCAGGCCCAGCTCTTCGGTACCGAGCGCGCGATGCGCATCTGGCTGGATCCGGCCAAGATGCTGTCCTTCGGCATCAGCCCGGCCGAGGTCAATGCCGCCATCGCGGCGCAGAACGCCCTGGTGCCCGCCGGTGTGATGGGTGACCGCCCCAACCTCTCCAGCCAGACCATGTCGGCCACCGTGGTGGTCAAGGGCCAGCTGGAGAACGTGGAGCAGTTCGGCAAGATCGTGCTGCGTGCCAATGCCGACGGTTCCACCGTGCGCCTCAAGGATGTGGCGCGCCTGGAGCTGGGTGGCCAGAACTACGGCACCTACGCCCGCCTGAACGGCCAGCCCTCCACCGGCATCGGTGTGCAGCTCTCGCCCAGCGGCAATGCCCTGGGCACGGCCACCGCGGTGAAGCAGCGCATGGAAGAACTCAAGCAGTACTTCCCGGCCAGCGTCGAGTACAGCGTTCCCTACGACTCCTCCAAGTTCGTCAAGATCTCCATCACCCAGGTGGTCCACACGCTGCTCGAAGCCGTCGGCCTCGTGTTCCTCGTGATGTTCCTGTTCCTGCAGAACATCCGCTACACCATCATCCCGACGCTCGTCGTTCCCGTCGCGCTGCTCGGCACCTGTGCCGTCATGCTCGCCATGGGATTCTCGATCAACGTCCTGACGATGTTCGCCATGGTGCTCGCCATCGGCATTCTCGTCGACGACGCCATCATCGTCGTTGAAAACGTCGAGCGCATCATGTCGGAAGAGGGGCTGCCGCCGAAGGAGGCGACCCGCAAGGCGATGAAGCAGATCACCGGCGCCGTCATCGGCATCACGCTGGTGCTCGCCTCGGTGTTCATTCCGATGGGCTTCTTCCCGGGCGCGGTCGGCGTCATCTACCAGCAGTTCTCGCTGACGATGGTCGTCTCGATCCTCTTCTCGGCCTTCCTCGCGCTGTCGCTGACGCCTGCGCTTGCCGGCAGCTTCCTGAAGCAGGTTCCGAAGGGCCATCACCACACCAAGCGCGGCTTCTTCGGCTGGTTCAACCGCGGCTTCGACCGCAGCTCCAAGGGCTATGAGGGCTGGGTCGCCAAGCTGCTCAAGCGCAGCCCCAGCATGATGGTGGCCTTCCTTGCCGTGGTCGCCCTCGTGGGCTGGCTCTATGTGCGCATGCCCACCTCCTTCCTGCCTAACGAGGACCAGGGCTACCTGATCGTCAATGTGCAGTTGCCCCCGGGCGCCACGACCAACCGCACCGAGGCCGCCGTCAAGACGGTGGAAGACTTCCTGCGCAAGCAGCCCGAGGTGGCGGACACCGTGGGCGTGATCGGCTTCTCCTTCTCGGGTCAGGGCCAGAACGCCGCCCTGGTGTTCGTGCCGCTCAAGCCCTGGGACGAGCGCCACGGCGCCGAGCACAGCGCCCAGGCGCTGGCGCAGCGCACCATGGGCGCCATGATGTTCGGCGTGCGTGATGCCTTCATCTTCCCGCTCTCGCCGCCGCCCATCCCTGAGCTGGGCAATGCCACCGGCTTCGCCCTGCGCCTGCAGGACCGTGCGGGTCTGGGTCACGAGGCCTTGCTGGCCGCGCGCAACCAGCTCATGGGCATGGCCAGCAAGAGCAAGCTGATCACGGGCATGCGTCCGGACGGCCTGGAAGATGCGCCGCAGCTGCAGATCGACATCGACCGCGACAAGGCCCAGGCCCTGGGCGTCAACTTCGATGTGCTGGCCCGCGTGCTGGGCACGCAGCTGGGCTCGGCCTATGTGAACGACTTCCCGAGCAGCGGCCGCATGCAGCGCGTGGTGGTGCAGGCCGACGCCGTGGCCCGCATGACGCCCGAGGACCTGCTGGCCCTGAACGTGACCAATACCGCGGGCAAGAGCGTGCCGCTCTCGGCCTTCGCCAGCACGCGCTGGATCACGGGCCAGATGCAGGCCACGCGCTATAACGGCTATCCGTCCATGCGCCTCAGCGGCGACACCAAGCCGGGCTTCTCCTCGGGCGATGCGATCGCCGAGATGGAGCGGCTGGCCGCCCAGCTTCCGCCGGGCTTCGGCTACGAGTGGACGGGCCAGTCGCTGCAGGAAATCCAGTCCGGTTCGCAGGCGCCGATCCTCGTCGGCCTCTCGATCCTGCTGGTGTTCCTGTGCCTTGCGGCGCTCTATGAAAGCTGGTCGATCCCGTTCGCGGTCATCCTCGTGGTGCCGCTCGGCGTCATCGGTGCGGTCATCGCGGTCACGATGCGCGACATGTCCAACGACGTGTACTTCAAGGTGGGCCTGATCGCGATCATCGGCCTTTCGGCGAAGAACGCGATCCTGATCATCGAGTTCGCCAAGGAACTGATGGAGGACGGCAGGTCGCTGATCGATGCGACCATCGAGGCCTGCCACCTGCGCTTCCGCCCGATCCTGATGACCTCGCTCGCCTTCACGCTCGGCGTTCTGCCGCTCGCGATCGCGACCGGCGCAAGCTCGGGCAGCCAGCGCGCCATCGGCACCGGCGTCATGGGCGGCATGATCACCGCCACGGTGCTCGCCATCTTCTTCGTGCCGATCTTCTTCCTGGTGGTGCGGCGCATCTTCAAGGGCAGTGAGCGCCAGCGCAAGATGTACGCGCATGAGCTGGAAGCCAATCCGGTGCGTGACGCCGAAGGGGTTTGA
- a CDS encoding efflux RND transporter periplasmic adaptor subunit — MICSAKTQETADHAPLSLGSRMLYLLPLTVAIAAVLAGCSKEGGAPAGPGGGGMPPAVVGVVTVAEQAVPVQTELPGRVEALRTAQVRARVNGVVLQRLFTEGSEVKAGQSLFQIDPAPYQAQFDSAQASLAKAQANLSQAAALAERNKPLVEAKAISQQEYLLSVASAKQAEADVAAAKAAIATAKLNLDYARVSAPISGRIGRALVTEGALVSAGEATQLALIQQTSSVYVNFTQSANEVQQLKRALAKGQMRSAGNNAAQVQVLLDDGSSKPGKLLFTDLTVDTTSGQVSLRAEVPNADGALLPGQYVRVRLAQAELPSAILLPQQAVTRGSAGDTVLVVGPDSKPQPRKVKIGGAEGNQWVVLEGLKPGEQVIADGFQKMFVPGAPVKPVPFAASAASAAAPGAAPASAPQAPASAASR; from the coding sequence GTGATCTGCTCAGCAAAGACCCAAGAAACCGCCGACCACGCTCCGCTCAGCCTGGGCAGTCGGATGCTCTACCTGCTGCCCCTGACGGTGGCGATTGCCGCCGTGCTGGCGGGCTGCTCCAAGGAAGGCGGCGCCCCGGCCGGTCCGGGCGGTGGCGGCATGCCGCCGGCCGTGGTGGGCGTGGTGACGGTGGCCGAGCAGGCCGTGCCGGTGCAGACCGAGCTGCCCGGCCGCGTGGAGGCCCTGCGCACCGCCCAGGTCCGTGCCCGCGTCAACGGCGTGGTGCTGCAGCGCCTGTTCACCGAGGGCTCCGAGGTCAAGGCCGGCCAGTCCCTGTTCCAGATTGATCCCGCGCCCTATCAGGCCCAGTTCGACAGTGCCCAGGCCAGCCTGGCCAAGGCCCAGGCCAATCTGAGCCAGGCCGCGGCCCTGGCCGAGCGCAACAAGCCCCTGGTCGAGGCCAAGGCCATCAGCCAGCAGGAATACCTGCTGAGCGTGGCCAGCGCCAAGCAGGCCGAGGCCGATGTGGCCGCCGCCAAGGCCGCCATTGCCACGGCCAAGCTCAATCTGGATTACGCCCGCGTCAGCGCGCCCATCTCGGGCCGCATCGGCCGCGCCCTGGTCACCGAGGGTGCCCTGGTCAGCGCCGGCGAGGCCACCCAGCTGGCCCTGATCCAGCAGACCTCCAGCGTCTATGTGAACTTCACCCAGTCGGCCAACGAGGTGCAGCAGCTCAAGCGTGCCCTGGCCAAGGGTCAGATGCGCAGCGCCGGCAACAATGCCGCCCAGGTGCAGGTGTTGCTGGACGACGGCAGCAGCAAGCCGGGCAAGCTGCTCTTCACCGATCTGACGGTGGACACCACCTCGGGCCAGGTGTCCCTGCGCGCCGAGGTGCCCAATGCCGACGGAGCCCTGCTGCCGGGCCAGTATGTGCGTGTGCGCCTGGCCCAGGCCGAGCTGCCGTCCGCCATCCTGCTGCCCCAGCAGGCCGTGACCCGCGGCAGCGCCGGCGACACGGTGCTGGTGGTGGGCCCCGACAGCAAGCCCCAGCCCCGCAAGGTCAAGATCGGCGGCGCCGAGGGCAATCAGTGGGTGGTGCTGGAAGGTCTGAAGCCGGGCGAGCAAGTGATTGCCGACGGCTTCCAGAAGATGTTCGTGCCGGGCGCGCCGGTCAAGCCGGTGCCGTTCGCGGCCAGTGCGGCCAGCGCGGCCGCCCCGGGTGCCGCACCGGCCTCGGCCCCGCAAGCCCCGGCCTCGGCCGCCAGCCGCTAA
- a CDS encoding TetR family transcriptional regulator: protein MARKTKQEALETRHKLLDAAEQLFQRQGVSRTSLQQIAEAAGLTRGAVYWHFKDKAELFQAMMDRATMPLEEGMTPPDAVESTPLSLVELRWGLVNIFHCAVHNERTRRVFEIAMKKVEYTGELQALQERKLQAMQGWRAQNRAAFERAIAEGLLPPGLNVTLAAVALVALVDGLLHQWIIDPEGFDLMEVGQTAVEGFLGSLVGGVETSLLPPLSAAERERLGLAGACSVARRTEQIHREAP, encoded by the coding sequence ATGGCACGCAAGACCAAGCAAGAGGCGCTCGAGACGCGCCACAAACTCCTCGATGCTGCGGAACAGCTGTTCCAGCGGCAGGGGGTCTCCCGCACCTCGCTGCAGCAGATCGCCGAGGCCGCCGGCCTGACCCGCGGCGCGGTCTACTGGCACTTCAAGGACAAGGCCGAACTCTTCCAGGCCATGATGGACCGCGCCACCATGCCCCTGGAAGAGGGCATGACCCCGCCCGACGCGGTGGAATCCACCCCGCTGAGCCTGGTGGAGCTGCGCTGGGGCCTGGTGAACATCTTCCACTGCGCGGTGCACAACGAGCGCACCCGCCGCGTCTTCGAGATCGCGATGAAGAAGGTGGAGTACACCGGGGAGCTGCAGGCCCTGCAGGAGCGCAAGCTCCAGGCCATGCAGGGCTGGCGGGCGCAGAACCGCGCCGCCTTCGAGCGCGCCATCGCCGAGGGCCTGCTGCCGCCCGGCCTGAACGTGACCCTGGCGGCGGTGGCCCTGGTGGCCCTGGTGGATGGTCTGCTGCATCAATGGATCATCGACCCCGAAGGCTTCGACCTGATGGAAGTGGGACAGACCGCCGTTGAAGGCTTCCTCGGCAGCCTGGTGGGCGGCGTTGAAACCAGCCTGCTGCCGCCCCTGAGTGCGGCCGAACGCGAGCGCCTGGGCCTGGCCGGTGCTTGCAGCGTGGCGCGAAGAACGGAACAAATCCACCGCGAAGCCCCATGA
- a CDS encoding YgiQ family radical SAM protein, which translates to MSAHAAIAPPKPAKTLTGYKPFWAKRFGPAPFLPMSRKEMEQLGWDSCDIIIVTGDAYVDHPSFGMAVIGRTLEAQGFRVGIIAQPDWQSAEPFKALGKPNLFFGVAAGNMDSMINRYTADRKIRSDDAYTPGGEGGKRPDRATLVYTQRCKEAWSDVPVIIGGIEASLRRIAHYDYWQDKVRRSILVDAKADLLVYGNAERAIIEIAHRLARREPVTQITDVRGTAFMRRDDHTGLDEWFQMDSTTVDTPGRIDELISPYQTVEETAADKGASCAAGEKPGAPDAPKPITVHPRAKLTLPPREKTVLRLPAYEQVKSDPVLYAHANRVLHLETNPGNARALVQAHGDRDLWVNPPPIPLSTTEMDHVFDLPYARAPHPSYADEQGSHDGATKIPAWEMIRFSVNIMRGCFGGCTFCSITEHEGRIIQSRSEDSVIREIEEIRDKVKGFTGVISDLGGPTANMYRIGCKSPEIEAACRKPSCVYPGICQNLQTDHGPLIKMYRRARALKGIKKILIGSGLRYDLAIKSPEYIKELVTHHVGGYLKIAPEHTEGGPLSKMMKPGIGTYDKFKQLFEQASAEAGKKQYLIPYFIAAHPGTSDEDMMSLAVWLKKNGFRADQVQTFYPSPMATATAMYHSSKNPLKKVTRDSEDVDIVRGERRRRLHKAFLRYHDPNNWPVLREALQAMGRADLIGNGKHHLIPSYQPLTDGSYQSARRKNSSSAALPHAKPTVAAKAAPAKTGAGAGRVAPPKPVKGRLLTQHTGLPPRVTGSAKPPAGKKPR; encoded by the coding sequence ATGTCCGCCCACGCCGCCATCGCCCCGCCCAAGCCCGCCAAGACCCTGACCGGCTACAAGCCCTTCTGGGCCAAGCGCTTCGGCCCGGCCCCCTTCCTGCCCATGAGCCGCAAGGAGATGGAGCAGCTGGGCTGGGACAGCTGCGACATCATCATCGTCACCGGTGATGCCTATGTGGACCACCCCAGCTTCGGCATGGCGGTGATCGGCCGCACGCTGGAGGCGCAGGGATTCCGCGTGGGCATCATCGCGCAGCCGGACTGGCAGAGCGCCGAGCCCTTCAAGGCGCTGGGCAAGCCGAATCTGTTCTTCGGCGTGGCGGCCGGCAATATGGATTCGATGATCAACCGCTACACGGCCGACCGGAAGATCCGCTCGGACGATGCCTACACCCCTGGCGGCGAAGGCGGCAAGCGGCCCGATCGCGCCACCCTGGTCTACACCCAGCGCTGCAAGGAAGCCTGGAGCGATGTGCCGGTCATTATCGGTGGCATCGAGGCCTCGCTGCGCCGCATCGCCCACTACGACTACTGGCAGGACAAGGTGCGTCGCTCCATCCTGGTGGACGCCAAGGCCGACCTGCTGGTCTACGGCAATGCCGAGCGCGCCATCATCGAGATCGCGCACCGCCTGGCGCGCCGCGAGCCGGTGACCCAGATCACCGATGTGCGCGGCACCGCCTTCATGCGCCGCGACGACCACACCGGCCTGGACGAATGGTTCCAGATGGACTCCACCACGGTGGACACGCCGGGCCGCATCGACGAGCTGATCAGCCCCTACCAGACCGTGGAAGAAACCGCGGCCGACAAAGGCGCCAGCTGCGCCGCGGGCGAGAAGCCCGGCGCGCCCGACGCGCCCAAGCCCATCACGGTGCATCCCCGCGCCAAGCTGACCCTGCCGCCGCGCGAGAAGACCGTGCTGCGCCTGCCGGCCTATGAGCAGGTCAAGAGCGACCCGGTGCTTTACGCCCACGCCAACCGCGTGCTGCATCTGGAAACCAACCCCGGCAATGCCCGCGCCCTGGTCCAGGCCCATGGCGACCGCGACCTCTGGGTCAACCCGCCGCCCATCCCGCTCTCCACGACCGAGATGGACCATGTGTTCGACCTGCCCTATGCCCGCGCTCCGCATCCGAGCTATGCCGACGAGCAGGGCAGCCACGACGGCGCCACCAAGATCCCGGCCTGGGAGATGATCCGCTTCAGCGTGAACATCATGCGCGGCTGCTTCGGCGGCTGCACCTTCTGCTCCATCACCGAGCACGAGGGCCGCATCATCCAGAGCCGCTCGGAAGACAGCGTAATCCGCGAGATCGAGGAGATCCGCGACAAGGTCAAGGGCTTCACCGGCGTCATCTCCGACCTGGGCGGCCCCACGGCCAATATGTACCGCATCGGCTGCAAGAGCCCCGAGATCGAAGCCGCCTGCCGCAAGCCCAGCTGCGTCTACCCCGGCATCTGCCAGAACCTGCAGACCGATCACGGCCCCCTGATCAAGATGTACCGCCGCGCCCGCGCGCTCAAGGGCATCAAGAAGATCCTGATCGGCTCGGGCCTGCGCTACGACCTGGCCATCAAGAGCCCCGAGTACATCAAGGAGCTGGTCACCCACCATGTGGGCGGCTATCTGAAGATCGCGCCCGAGCACACCGAGGGCGGCCCGCTGTCCAAGATGATGAAGCCGGGCATCGGCACCTACGACAAGTTCAAGCAGCTCTTCGAGCAGGCCAGTGCCGAGGCCGGCAAGAAGCAGTACCTGATCCCCTACTTCATCGCCGCCCACCCCGGCACCTCGGACGAGGACATGATGAGCCTGGCGGTCTGGCTCAAGAAGAACGGCTTCCGCGCCGACCAGGTGCAGACCTTCTACCCCAGCCCCATGGCCACGGCCACGGCCATGTACCACTCCAGCAAGAACCCGCTGAAGAAGGTCACGCGCGACAGCGAGGACGTGGACATCGTGCGCGGCGAGCGCCGCCGCCGCCTGCACAAGGCCTTTCTGCGCTACCACGACCCCAACAACTGGCCGGTGCTGCGCGAGGCGCTCCAGGCCATGGGCCGGGCCGACCTGATCGGCAATGGCAAGCACCACCTGATCCCCAGCTACCAGCCGCTCACGGACGGCAGCTACCAGAGCGCGCGCCGCAAGAATTCCAGCAGCGCCGCCCTGCCCCATGCCAAGCCCACGGTGGCCGCCAAGGCCGCCCCGGCCAAGACCGGTGCCGGCGCCGGCCGCGTGGCCCCGCCAAAGCCCGTCAAGGGCCGGCTGCTGACCCAGCACACGGGGCTGCCTCCGCGCGTGACCGGCAGCGCCAAGCCGCCCGCCGGCAAGAAGCCGCGCTGA
- a CDS encoding phage holin family protein, which produces MGKQEPGAAAAPSGLMEALRRLLDHVLELLQLRLSLLGTELEAEKLRLFGALLGALLALLFGGMALGLLSLAIVLLSPDAWRWLAALLLGAVYLGLAWFLWTRARERLAAPSGLFAASLAELGRDREELGGGPN; this is translated from the coding sequence ATGGGCAAGCAAGAGCCGGGCGCCGCAGCGGCCCCGAGCGGCCTGATGGAGGCGCTGCGGCGTCTGCTGGATCATGTGCTGGAGCTGCTGCAGCTGCGTCTGAGCCTGCTGGGCACGGAGCTGGAAGCGGAGAAGCTGCGCCTCTTCGGCGCCCTGCTGGGCGCGCTGCTGGCCCTGCTCTTTGGTGGCATGGCCCTGGGCCTGCTGAGCCTGGCCATCGTGCTGCTGAGTCCCGACGCCTGGCGCTGGCTGGCCGCCCTGCTGCTGGGGGCCGTCTACCTGGGGCTGGCCTGGTTCTTGTGGACCCGGGCGCGCGAGCGCCTGGCCGCCCCGAGTGGCCTGTTCGCCGCCAGCCTGGCCGAGCTGGGACGGGACCGCGAGGAGCTGGGCGGAGGGCCCAACTGA